A DNA window from Longimicrobium sp. contains the following coding sequences:
- a CDS encoding M13 family metallopeptidase, with the protein MTLGTTLPRAWLRGAALGVAFTAAAAAQLGAQVKELGVDTAGFDRSVRPQDDFYQFVNGNWARTAQIPADRGSFGAFVSLTDRSEAAVHQILDQAVAANGARGSDTQKLGDLYASFMDSARVEQLGITPIRPDLARIRAVNSAAQYPALFAAAAKTGVGYPFGVGVMQDAKQSDRYTVYVRQGGLGLPDRDYYLSSDARLQQARDAYVTYMETLLRLAGEPDAAGSARRVLAFETQLAQRQWDRVRSRNRDLTYNKMSIADLQKLAPRFGWTQYLGAAGLNTPEVIVSAPSYIAGLDSVLAAAPVADVKAYMLVRLLDNSAEFLSTPFQNAQFQFRGRTLAGLQQQRPRWKRGVGLVQRGLGMMLGRAYVEQNFPAENKAAMERLVQNLMAAFGQGIDSLSWMSPETKAQAHDKLSHITVKIGYPDKWQDYSALQVARGDLVGNLRAIGAYEWNRMTARLGQPVDRTEWGMTPQTVNAYYNSTNNEIVFPAAILQPPFFNPNADDAVNYGGIVAVIGHEVSHAFDDQGRKSDGAGNLRDWWTASDASAFQQRADALSAQYDAYVPLEGMHVNGKLTLGENIGDLSGLAVAYRAYRNSLQGREAPVIGGFTGDQRFFLGWAQVWRTLYRDASLRNQLLTDPHSPGQFRGNGPLVNNAAFYRAFGVKEGDKMYRPEADRVVIW; encoded by the coding sequence ATGACTCTCGGCACCACCCTCCCGCGCGCGTGGCTGCGCGGCGCCGCGCTGGGCGTGGCGTTCACGGCCGCCGCCGCGGCCCAGCTCGGGGCCCAGGTCAAGGAGCTCGGCGTGGACACCGCCGGCTTCGACCGCAGCGTGCGCCCCCAGGACGACTTCTACCAGTTCGTGAACGGCAACTGGGCCCGCACCGCGCAGATCCCGGCCGACCGCGGCTCGTTCGGGGCGTTCGTGTCGCTGACCGACCGCAGCGAGGCCGCCGTCCACCAGATCCTGGACCAGGCCGTGGCCGCCAACGGCGCGCGCGGCTCCGACACCCAGAAGCTGGGCGACCTGTACGCCAGCTTCATGGACAGCGCCCGTGTGGAGCAGCTGGGCATCACCCCCATCCGGCCGGACCTGGCCCGCATCCGCGCGGTCAACAGCGCCGCGCAGTACCCGGCGCTCTTCGCGGCCGCCGCAAAGACCGGCGTGGGCTATCCCTTCGGCGTGGGGGTGATGCAGGACGCCAAGCAGTCCGACCGCTACACGGTGTACGTGCGCCAGGGCGGGCTGGGCCTTCCCGACCGTGACTACTACCTGTCGAGCGACGCCCGGCTGCAGCAGGCGCGCGACGCGTACGTCACCTACATGGAAACGCTGCTGCGCCTGGCCGGCGAGCCCGACGCGGCCGGCAGCGCGCGCCGGGTGCTGGCGTTCGAGACCCAGCTGGCCCAGCGCCAGTGGGACCGGGTGCGCAGCCGCAACCGCGACCTCACCTACAACAAGATGAGCATCGCGGACCTGCAGAAGCTGGCGCCCCGCTTCGGCTGGACGCAGTACCTGGGCGCCGCCGGGCTGAACACCCCCGAGGTCATCGTAAGCGCCCCCAGCTACATCGCGGGGCTCGACAGCGTGCTGGCCGCCGCGCCGGTGGCCGACGTGAAGGCGTACATGCTGGTGCGCCTGCTCGACAACTCGGCCGAGTTCCTGAGCACGCCCTTCCAGAACGCGCAGTTCCAGTTCCGCGGCCGCACCCTGGCGGGGCTGCAGCAGCAGCGCCCGCGCTGGAAGCGCGGCGTGGGGCTGGTGCAGCGCGGGCTGGGGATGATGCTGGGCCGGGCGTACGTGGAGCAGAACTTCCCGGCCGAGAACAAGGCCGCCATGGAGCGCCTGGTGCAGAACCTCATGGCCGCCTTCGGCCAGGGGATCGACTCGCTGTCGTGGATGAGCCCCGAGACCAAGGCGCAGGCGCACGACAAGCTGTCGCACATCACGGTCAAGATCGGCTATCCCGACAAGTGGCAGGACTACTCGGCGCTGCAGGTGGCCCGCGGCGACCTGGTGGGCAACCTGCGGGCGATCGGGGCGTACGAGTGGAACCGCATGACGGCGCGCCTGGGCCAGCCGGTGGACCGCACCGAGTGGGGGATGACGCCGCAGACGGTGAACGCGTACTACAACTCGACCAACAACGAGATCGTGTTCCCGGCCGCGATCCTGCAGCCGCCGTTCTTCAACCCGAACGCCGACGACGCCGTGAACTACGGCGGGATCGTGGCGGTGATCGGCCACGAGGTGAGCCACGCCTTCGACGACCAGGGGCGCAAGAGCGACGGCGCCGGCAACCTGCGCGACTGGTGGACCGCCTCCGACGCCAGCGCCTTCCAGCAGCGCGCCGACGCGCTCTCCGCGCAGTACGACGCGTACGTCCCGCTCGAGGGGATGCACGTGAACGGCAAGCTCACGCTGGGCGAGAACATCGGCGACCTGAGCGGGCTGGCGGTGGCGTACCGCGCCTACCGCAACTCGCTGCAGGGCCGCGAGGCGCCGGTCATCGGCGGCTTCACCGGCGACCAGCGCTTCTTCCTGGGGTGGGCGCAGGTGTGGCGCACGCTGTACCGCGACGCGTCGCTGCGCAACCAGCTGCTCACCGACCCGCACTCGCCGGGGCAGTTCCGCGGCAACGGCCCGCTGGTGAACAACGCGGCGTTCTACCGCGCCTTCGGCGTGAAGGAGGGCGACAAGATGTACCGCCCCGAGGCCGACCGCGTGGTGATCTGGTAA
- a CDS encoding alpha-2-macroglobulin family protein, translating to MPVIRRSALVAALLTAAGTPMTSQAQQQPRDVQIPRLYARVVYQPGVVREDSSGLRFRLDAPAGRDAVAARPAAATGRLLTAAEQQRLLARLAPLAADSTPADAFNFPAQTLPPPRAGRVVAEPFPPRDTAAAGRPVSAQAPAPLDVIRRAPEGDVDTGAEVTITFSQPMVPLGSVADVAAQAVPARITPQPPGRWRWIDVRTLKFEPRGRLPMATEYTVEIPAGTRGAAGGPLGEAVRWTFATPAPRAIGSLPQYGTTGLHPVMAVAFDQRIDPAAVLRAVTVTAGSASFPVRLATAAEIAADVELKPVLDTQEPRRWLAFRTVNPLPRDAQVTVAVNRGTPSAEGPRRTEVRQYWTFRTYGPFRVRESSCGGCRPGNPFFVQLTNEADTASFRPSMVTATPAIPGMQAWVSGSSLVVSGATQPNTRYTVRIAPGLRDRFGQTLEPARPLTFNVGAPYASLEGPDGMVVLDPLAERAISISAVGHRRLRLRLMRVQPEDWFRFSEGQRDPATGRRVLPGTAVVDRAVAVDAPLGEPREVRIDLAPALANGLGNVIVAVEALDGTEREEREQAVYTWVQATHIGLAAFSDETELLAWATSLVDGAPVAGAEVRLVRVGAETVAGATDTRGLATLALPADEAGRRILVARAGGDVAFVTPGIGGYARWARRGQGASAAMFFFTDRGLYRPGETVRFKGWVRRMATGKEGGPELLRAGEGESVEWTAFDSRHNEVAKGTSPLTALGGYDGSFTPPADANLGSGTIEVRMVPRGPAGQTMFNFGYRLEEFRRPEYTVTAAASEGPHFVGGSAEITASAAYFAGGGLPGAPVHWVVSAMPGYYSPPGWDEWTFGSSPGVWRGVYQSRGATRTATLDGATNAAGEHVLRISFDSADPPRPYVVAAQATVTDVNRQTWSADASLLVHAAAIYVGLRPQKPWVSAGDSIDLDVVAVDLDGKPVAGRTVEVKAVRRSWRNISGSWEEVAGDPVTCTRQSDARPVRCIFPAAEPGSYEITATTRDAQGRPAESSTTVWVTGRGYLAGPPGESGERSVELVPDRKTYAVGDTARILVRTSFTPSRGLLTLRRNGIARTEEVRLDGSTSSFSVPITEADVPNVWVQLDLVGTSDGRHGEGARGVLYAVGQTNLSVPPATRKLAVKPLPRDTAAAPDAQTAVGVEVRDAAGRPVANAEVALVVVDESVLALSGHRIGNPIGTFYPMRGPGVEEIRLREAVQVVEPDFEPAAHTLVGRVVDARNGGYLGGATVAVEGTALKTTSDEAGRFRISNVPSGAHTLVVTMDGYAPARERVTVASEAPKPLRISLVPAALELQGLVATATGSESRSRMMASAAMPTAQFDASAPPPPPPPPSPPPPPPPPSPEGAPAAGPQPVPIAVRSNFDALALFAPTVRTDADGRAVVPFKLPSNLTRYRVTAVAVEGGTKYGVGESAITARQPLMVRPSAPRFLNWGDRFELPVVIQNQTGAPLTVNVAARATGVNVAETGRQVVVPAHDRVEVRLAAEATRAGTARFQVAAASAALSDAAEGTLPVYTPATAEAFATYGNFAGDSAVTLPLRVPADAIPAFGGLEVSTSSTALQELTDALLYLVRYPYECSEQIASRMLGITALRDVLYAFKADELPPPEQLRASVDTDVRDLAARQNPDGGFGFWRRGQPSFPYVSIHAAHALQRAQEKGYAVPPEVMQRSLRYLREVPRNVPSDYPADVRRALEAYATYVRARMGDAGAEDAVRRFMAAAPRDSITVEEAGWLLSAATGKASLAAERTELLRIINNRATETPSTATFATRYTEGEYLLLHSERRTDGVVLEALIGAQPDNPLVPKVVRGLLGHRVRGRWDNTQENAWVLVALDRYFHAFEGQTPEFVARIWLGERFAGSHAFSGRQADRAVTSVPMRVLQEQRPESVTIGKEGPGRLYYRAGLRYAPRDLDLLPLDAGFVVSRTYEAVDDPRDVVLGADGRWRVKAGARVRVTLTMTAPSRRVHVALVDPLPAGFEPVNPDLRGAQATPPAQAGARPMDYGWWWRTYWYQHQNLRDDRAEAFTSLLRAGTYTYSYVARATTPGQFIAPPPRAEEMYSPEVFGRGKTERVVIVPADQQ from the coding sequence ATGCCCGTGATCCGCCGCTCCGCGCTCGTTGCCGCGCTCCTCACCGCCGCCGGCACTCCCATGACCTCCCAGGCCCAGCAGCAGCCGCGCGACGTGCAGATCCCGCGGCTCTACGCGCGCGTCGTCTACCAGCCCGGCGTGGTGCGCGAGGACTCGTCGGGCCTGCGCTTCCGGCTGGACGCTCCGGCCGGCCGCGACGCCGTGGCCGCGCGCCCCGCCGCCGCCACCGGCCGGCTGCTGACCGCGGCCGAGCAGCAGCGGCTGCTGGCGCGCCTGGCCCCGCTCGCCGCCGACAGCACGCCGGCCGACGCCTTCAACTTCCCCGCGCAGACGCTGCCGCCGCCGCGCGCCGGCCGCGTCGTGGCCGAGCCCTTCCCCCCGCGCGACACGGCGGCGGCCGGGCGCCCCGTCTCCGCGCAGGCGCCCGCCCCGCTGGACGTGATCCGCCGCGCGCCCGAGGGCGACGTGGACACCGGCGCCGAGGTCACCATCACCTTCTCCCAGCCGATGGTGCCGCTCGGCTCCGTGGCCGACGTGGCGGCGCAGGCGGTGCCCGCGCGGATCACGCCGCAGCCGCCGGGGCGCTGGCGGTGGATCGACGTGCGGACGCTGAAGTTCGAGCCGCGGGGACGCCTTCCCATGGCCACCGAGTACACGGTCGAGATCCCGGCGGGAACGCGCGGCGCGGCCGGCGGGCCGCTGGGCGAGGCGGTGCGCTGGACCTTTGCCACCCCGGCGCCGCGGGCCATCGGCTCGCTCCCGCAGTACGGGACCACGGGGCTGCACCCGGTGATGGCCGTGGCCTTCGACCAGCGCATCGACCCCGCGGCGGTGCTGCGCGCCGTCACCGTGACCGCCGGGAGCGCGTCGTTTCCCGTGCGCCTGGCCACGGCGGCCGAGATCGCCGCGGACGTGGAGCTGAAGCCGGTGCTGGACACGCAGGAGCCGAGGCGGTGGCTGGCCTTCCGCACGGTGAACCCGCTCCCGCGCGACGCGCAGGTCACCGTGGCCGTGAACCGGGGAACGCCCTCGGCCGAGGGGCCGCGGCGCACCGAGGTCCGACAGTACTGGACGTTCCGCACCTACGGCCCCTTCCGCGTCCGCGAAAGCAGCTGCGGCGGGTGCCGGCCGGGGAACCCGTTCTTCGTCCAGCTGACCAACGAGGCCGACACGGCCTCGTTCCGCCCGTCCATGGTCACGGCGACGCCCGCCATCCCGGGGATGCAGGCGTGGGTGAGCGGGAGCTCGCTGGTCGTCTCGGGCGCCACGCAGCCCAACACGCGCTACACCGTCCGCATCGCCCCCGGGCTCCGCGACCGCTTCGGGCAGACGCTGGAGCCCGCGCGGCCGCTCACCTTCAACGTCGGCGCGCCGTACGCCTCGCTCGAGGGGCCCGACGGGATGGTGGTGCTGGACCCGCTGGCCGAGCGCGCCATCTCCATCTCCGCCGTGGGGCACCGGCGGCTGCGGCTGCGGCTGATGCGCGTGCAGCCGGAGGACTGGTTCCGCTTCAGCGAAGGACAGCGAGACCCGGCCACCGGCCGCCGCGTGCTCCCGGGCACCGCGGTGGTGGACCGCGCGGTCGCCGTGGACGCGCCGCTGGGGGAGCCGCGCGAGGTGCGCATCGACCTGGCCCCCGCGCTGGCGAACGGGCTGGGGAACGTGATCGTGGCCGTCGAGGCGCTGGACGGCACGGAGCGGGAGGAGCGCGAGCAGGCCGTGTACACCTGGGTGCAGGCCACCCACATCGGCCTGGCGGCGTTCTCGGACGAGACGGAGCTGCTGGCGTGGGCCACCTCGCTGGTGGACGGCGCGCCCGTCGCGGGCGCCGAGGTGCGGCTGGTCCGCGTGGGCGCGGAGACGGTGGCGGGGGCGACGGACACGCGGGGACTGGCGACGCTGGCGCTCCCGGCGGACGAGGCGGGGCGGCGGATCCTGGTGGCGCGCGCCGGCGGCGACGTGGCATTCGTCACGCCGGGGATCGGGGGATACGCCCGCTGGGCGCGCCGCGGCCAGGGCGCCAGCGCGGCGATGTTCTTCTTCACCGACCGCGGGCTGTACCGCCCGGGCGAGACGGTGCGCTTCAAGGGATGGGTGCGGCGGATGGCGACGGGGAAGGAGGGCGGCCCCGAGCTGCTGCGCGCCGGCGAGGGCGAGAGCGTGGAGTGGACGGCGTTCGACTCGCGGCACAACGAGGTGGCGAAGGGAACATCGCCGCTGACGGCGCTGGGCGGGTACGACGGCTCGTTCACACCGCCCGCGGACGCCAACCTGGGGAGCGGGACCATCGAGGTGCGGATGGTTCCCCGCGGCCCGGCGGGGCAGACGATGTTCAACTTCGGCTACCGGCTGGAGGAGTTCCGGCGCCCCGAGTACACGGTGACGGCCGCCGCGTCCGAGGGCCCGCACTTCGTGGGCGGCAGCGCCGAGATCACCGCCAGCGCCGCCTACTTCGCGGGCGGCGGGCTTCCCGGGGCGCCGGTGCACTGGGTGGTGAGCGCCATGCCGGGCTACTACTCGCCGCCGGGGTGGGACGAGTGGACCTTCGGCTCCAGCCCCGGCGTCTGGCGCGGCGTCTACCAGTCGCGCGGCGCGACGCGCACGGCCACGCTGGACGGCGCCACCAACGCCGCGGGCGAGCACGTGCTGCGCATCTCCTTCGACTCCGCCGATCCCCCGCGCCCCTACGTCGTCGCCGCGCAGGCCACCGTGACCGACGTGAACCGGCAGACCTGGTCGGCCGATGCGTCGCTGCTGGTGCACGCCGCCGCCATCTACGTCGGTCTCCGTCCGCAGAAGCCGTGGGTGAGCGCGGGCGATTCCATCGACCTGGACGTGGTCGCGGTCGATCTCGACGGGAAGCCGGTTGCCGGGCGCACGGTGGAGGTGAAGGCCGTCCGCCGCTCCTGGAGGAACATCTCCGGAAGCTGGGAAGAGGTGGCGGGGGATCCGGTGACGTGCACGCGGCAGTCCGACGCGCGCCCGGTGCGCTGCATCTTCCCCGCGGCCGAGCCGGGGTCGTACGAGATCACCGCGACGACGCGCGACGCGCAGGGGCGGCCGGCGGAGAGCAGCACCACCGTGTGGGTGACGGGGCGCGGCTACCTGGCCGGCCCGCCGGGCGAGAGCGGCGAACGCAGCGTGGAGCTGGTTCCCGACCGCAAGACGTACGCGGTGGGCGACACGGCGCGCATCCTGGTGCGCACCTCGTTCACCCCCTCGCGCGGGCTGCTGACGCTGCGCCGCAACGGCATCGCGCGCACCGAGGAGGTGCGGCTGGACGGCTCGACCTCCTCCTTCTCCGTTCCCATCACCGAGGCCGACGTGCCGAACGTGTGGGTGCAGCTGGACCTGGTCGGCACGAGCGACGGGCGGCACGGCGAGGGCGCGCGCGGCGTGCTGTACGCCGTGGGGCAGACCAACCTCTCCGTCCCGCCGGCGACCAGAAAGCTGGCGGTAAAGCCGCTCCCGCGCGACACCGCGGCCGCGCCCGACGCGCAGACCGCGGTGGGCGTGGAGGTGCGCGACGCCGCCGGGCGCCCCGTGGCCAACGCCGAGGTGGCGCTGGTGGTGGTGGACGAGTCGGTGCTGGCGCTCTCGGGCCACCGCATCGGCAACCCGATCGGCACCTTCTATCCCATGCGCGGGCCCGGGGTGGAGGAGATCCGGCTGCGCGAGGCGGTGCAGGTGGTGGAGCCGGACTTCGAGCCCGCGGCGCACACCCTGGTGGGCCGCGTGGTCGACGCGCGCAACGGCGGGTACCTGGGCGGCGCCACGGTGGCGGTCGAGGGCACGGCGCTGAAGACGACGTCGGACGAGGCGGGGCGCTTCCGCATCTCCAACGTGCCGTCGGGCGCGCACACGCTGGTGGTGACGATGGACGGGTACGCCCCGGCGCGCGAGCGGGTCACCGTGGCGTCCGAGGCGCCGAAGCCGCTCCGCATCTCCCTCGTCCCCGCGGCGCTGGAGCTCCAGGGGCTGGTGGCCACCGCGACGGGCTCGGAGTCCCGGTCGCGCATGATGGCCAGCGCGGCCATGCCCACGGCCCAGTTCGACGCCTCGGCGCCGCCGCCTCCGCCGCCGCCTCCCTCTCCCCCGCCGCCGCCTCCGCCGCCGTCTCCCGAGGGCGCGCCCGCCGCGGGCCCGCAGCCGGTGCCCATCGCGGTCCGCAGCAACTTCGACGCGCTGGCGCTCTTCGCGCCCACGGTGCGCACGGATGCCGACGGGCGGGCGGTGGTGCCCTTCAAGCTCCCGTCGAACCTCACCCGCTACCGCGTGACGGCGGTGGCGGTGGAAGGGGGGACGAAGTACGGCGTGGGCGAGAGCGCCATCACCGCGCGGCAGCCGCTGATGGTGCGCCCGTCGGCGCCGCGCTTCCTGAACTGGGGCGACCGCTTCGAGCTTCCCGTGGTGATCCAGAACCAGACCGGCGCGCCGCTCACCGTGAACGTGGCCGCGCGGGCGACGGGGGTGAACGTGGCCGAGACGGGGCGCCAGGTGGTGGTCCCCGCGCACGACCGGGTGGAGGTGCGGCTGGCCGCCGAGGCGACCCGCGCGGGAACGGCGCGCTTCCAGGTGGCGGCGGCCTCCGCGGCGCTGTCGGACGCGGCCGAGGGGACGCTCCCCGTCTACACCCCGGCCACGGCCGAGGCGTTCGCCACCTACGGCAATTTCGCCGGCGACAGCGCCGTCACCCTGCCGCTGCGGGTGCCGGCGGACGCGATCCCGGCGTTCGGCGGGCTGGAGGTGTCGACCTCCTCGACCGCGCTGCAGGAATTGACGGACGCGCTGCTGTACCTGGTCCGCTATCCCTACGAATGCTCGGAGCAGATCGCCTCGCGGATGCTGGGCATCACCGCGCTGCGCGACGTGCTGTACGCCTTCAAGGCCGACGAGCTTCCCCCGCCGGAGCAGCTGCGGGCGTCGGTCGACACCGACGTGCGCGACCTGGCGGCGCGGCAGAACCCGGACGGGGGATTCGGGTTCTGGCGGCGCGGCCAGCCGTCGTTCCCCTACGTCAGCATCCACGCGGCGCACGCGCTGCAGCGGGCGCAGGAGAAGGGATACGCGGTACCCCCCGAGGTGATGCAGCGCTCGCTGCGCTACCTGCGCGAGGTGCCGCGCAACGTCCCGTCCGACTATCCGGCCGACGTGCGCCGCGCGCTGGAGGCGTACGCCACCTACGTTCGCGCGCGCATGGGCGACGCGGGGGCGGAGGACGCGGTGCGGCGCTTCATGGCCGCGGCCCCGCGCGACTCCATCACCGTGGAGGAGGCCGGCTGGCTCCTCTCCGCGGCCACGGGAAAGGCCTCGCTCGCGGCCGAGCGCACCGAGCTGCTGCGCATCATCAACAACCGGGCGACCGAGACGCCCTCGACCGCCACCTTCGCCACGCGCTACACCGAGGGCGAGTACCTGCTGCTGCACAGCGAGCGGCGGACGGACGGCGTGGTGCTCGAGGCGCTGATCGGCGCGCAGCCGGACAACCCGCTGGTTCCCAAGGTGGTGCGCGGGCTGCTGGGGCACCGCGTGCGGGGGCGGTGGGACAACACGCAGGAGAACGCGTGGGTGCTGGTCGCGCTGGACCGCTACTTCCACGCGTTCGAGGGGCAGACGCCCGAGTTCGTCGCGCGCATCTGGCTGGGCGAGCGCTTCGCGGGGAGCCACGCCTTCAGCGGGCGGCAGGCGGACCGCGCGGTGACCTCGGTGCCCATGCGGGTGCTGCAGGAGCAGCGGCCGGAGTCGGTCACCATCGGCAAGGAAGGGCCGGGGAGACTGTACTACCGCGCGGGGCTGCGCTACGCCCCGCGCGACCTGGACCTGTTGCCGCTGGACGCGGGGTTCGTGGTGAGCCGCACCTACGAGGCGGTGGACGACCCGCGCGACGTGGTGCTGGGCGCGGACGGGCGGTGGCGGGTGAAGGCGGGGGCGCGGGTGCGGGTGACGCTCACGATGACGGCGCCGTCGCGGCGGGTGCACGTGGCGCTGGTGGACCCGCTCCCGGCCGGCTTCGAGCCGGTGAACCCGGACCTGCGCGGCGCGCAGGCCACGCCGCCGGCGCAGGCCGGCGCGCGGCCGATGGACTACGGCTGGTGGTGGCGCACGTACTGGTACCAGCACCAGAACCTGCGCGACGACCGCGCCGAGGCCTTCACCTCGCTCCTGCGCGCGGGCACGTACACGTACAGCTACGTGGCGCGCGCGACCACGCCGGGCCAGTTCATCGCCCCCCCGCCCCGTGCGGAGGAGATGTACTCCCCCGAAGTCTTCGGACGCGGCAAGACCGAGCGCGTCGTCATCGTCCCCGCAGACCAGCAGTAG
- a CDS encoding CTP synthase C-terminal region-related (seleno)protein, with amino-acid sequence MEPTFIALVGDHDPEVVAHRAIPKALGLAALSLGRMVDAVWVATEEVAADEEQALGHVDAIWCVPASPYRSMEGALAAIRRARERGMPFLGTCGGFQHAAIEFARNACGLADADHAETSPGGSTLLVAPLACALRGVAGRVRLADGTKIREIYGVEEIEEEYMCGFGLNPEYRAVLERHGMRFTGFDPDGAVRAMELPEHPFFVATLFQPERAALHGHLPPLARAFVHAATSAAAAPA; translated from the coding sequence ATGGAGCCCACGTTCATCGCGCTGGTCGGCGACCACGACCCGGAAGTGGTCGCGCACCGGGCCATCCCCAAGGCGCTGGGGCTGGCGGCGCTGTCGCTCGGGCGGATGGTGGACGCGGTGTGGGTTGCCACGGAGGAGGTCGCGGCCGACGAGGAGCAGGCGCTGGGGCACGTGGACGCCATCTGGTGCGTTCCCGCGTCGCCGTACCGGAGCATGGAGGGCGCGCTGGCGGCCATCCGCCGCGCCCGCGAGCGCGGGATGCCGTTCCTGGGCACCTGCGGCGGCTTCCAGCACGCCGCGATCGAGTTCGCGCGCAACGCCTGCGGGCTCGCGGACGCCGACCACGCGGAGACGAGCCCCGGCGGAAGCACGCTGCTGGTCGCGCCGCTGGCGTGCGCGCTGCGCGGCGTGGCCGGGCGCGTGCGGCTGGCGGACGGGACGAAGATCCGGGAGATCTACGGCGTGGAGGAGATCGAGGAGGAGTACATGTGCGGCTTCGGGCTGAACCCGGAGTACCGCGCGGTGCTGGAGCGCCACGGGATGCGCTTCACCGGCTTCGATCCCGACGGCGCGGTGCGGGCGATGGAGCTGCCGGAGCATCCGTTCTTCGTCGCCACGCTCTTCCAGCCGGAGCGCGCGGCGCTGCACGGGCACCTGCCTCCGCTCGCGCGCGCCTTCGTCCACGCGGCAACTTCGGCAGCCGCCGCACCGGCCTGA
- a CDS encoding N-acetylmuramoyl-L-alanine amidase-like domain-containing protein, with protein MPSSRRTFLRTAALSAAAFALADPLEAASALRAFAADADADRERLAAWLRALRRDGLASARAPLGRVVARVGELAVGTPYRAHTLEEYLAAAGGTPAHEPVTSYLTVFDCVTLVESSLAIARAAGKPEAGWDDFVHEIERMRYRGGVRAGYASRLHYFSEWISDNAARGLVRDLGPELGATEDRRPLRFMGTHRSAYEALKDDAVFRDIVAMERRLDAQPRHLVPTARIPAVLDRIQTGDVLGFACSIDGLDCTHTGLAYRDPRGVMRVLHAPLSGGQVQISRGTLPQYVAALRSGTGILIARPLRG; from the coding sequence ATGCCCTCCTCCCGTCGCACTTTCCTCCGCACCGCCGCGCTCTCCGCGGCCGCATTCGCGCTCGCCGATCCGCTCGAAGCCGCGTCCGCCCTGCGCGCGTTCGCCGCGGACGCGGACGCGGACCGCGAGCGGCTGGCGGCGTGGCTGCGCGCGCTGCGGCGCGACGGGCTGGCGTCCGCGCGGGCGCCGCTGGGGCGCGTGGTGGCGCGCGTGGGCGAGCTGGCGGTGGGGACGCCCTACCGCGCGCACACGCTGGAGGAGTACCTCGCCGCGGCCGGCGGCACCCCCGCGCACGAGCCGGTGACGAGCTACCTCACCGTCTTCGACTGCGTGACGCTGGTGGAGTCGTCGCTCGCCATCGCCCGCGCGGCGGGGAAGCCGGAGGCGGGATGGGACGATTTCGTGCACGAGATCGAGCGGATGCGCTACCGCGGCGGGGTGCGGGCGGGGTACGCCAGCCGGCTGCACTACTTCAGCGAGTGGATCTCCGACAACGCCGCGCGCGGACTGGTGCGCGACCTGGGCCCGGAGCTGGGCGCTACCGAGGACCGGCGGCCGCTGCGCTTCATGGGCACGCACCGCTCCGCGTACGAGGCGCTGAAGGACGACGCCGTGTTCCGCGACATCGTGGCGATGGAGCGGCGGCTGGACGCGCAGCCGCGCCATCTCGTGCCCACCGCGCGCATCCCCGCCGTGCTGGACCGCATCCAGACGGGCGACGTGCTTGGCTTCGCCTGCTCCATCGACGGGCTGGACTGCACGCACACCGGGCTGGCGTACCGCGACCCGCGGGGCGTGATGCGCGTGCTGCACGCCCCGCTCTCCGGCGGCCAGGTGCAGATCAGCCGCGGCACGCTTCCGCAGTACGTCGCCGCCCTCCGCAGCGGCACCGGCATCCTCATCGCCCGCCCGCTGCGGGGATGA
- a CDS encoding thiol-disulfide oxidoreductase DCC family protein: MAEAEIAETGGPLVLYDGTCGLCSRSVQLILRHDRRGRFRFAALQSDAGRAVLARHGLPADRLDTVVLVDGGRAFTKSRAALRIARGMDAPWPALWPLALVPRAVADFCYDRVARNRYRLFGRTEACMLPPPEVRARFLS; encoded by the coding sequence ATGGCGGAGGCGGAGATCGCGGAAACCGGCGGGCCGCTGGTGCTGTACGACGGCACCTGCGGGCTGTGCAGCCGCTCGGTGCAGCTGATCCTGCGCCACGACCGGCGCGGGCGCTTCCGCTTCGCCGCGCTGCAGTCGGACGCGGGACGGGCGGTGCTGGCGCGCCACGGCCTCCCCGCGGACCGGCTGGACACCGTGGTGCTGGTGGACGGCGGACGCGCGTTCACGAAGTCGCGGGCGGCGCTGCGCATCGCGCGGGGGATGGACGCGCCGTGGCCCGCGCTGTGGCCGCTGGCGCTGGTGCCGCGCGCGGTGGCCGACTTCTGCTACGACCGCGTGGCCCGCAACCGCTACCGCCTGTTCGGCCGGACCGAGGCATGCATGCTTCCGCCTCCGGAGGTTCGCGCGCGCTTTCTTTCCTGA